Proteins encoded together in one uncultured Desulfosarcina sp. window:
- the acs gene encoding acetate--CoA ligase encodes MADKEVVETSEAQIAVHWQEEGYYYPSTEFIAQANMTDKGIYERFSLDNFPNCYKEYADLLDWYEYWDEILDTSDAPCYKWFKGGKINASYNCIDRHLKNNKNKTAIHYVPEPLEEGYQHISYQELYVRVNEFAALLKDFAGLKRGDRVTLHMPMVPELPITMLACARLGVIHSQVFGGFSGTACADRIVDSGSNVLITMDAYYRSGNLIDHRQNADIAVEHAAKEGQKVDKVLVWQRYPGKYSAKKPMVEGRDFFVNDLLKNYYGARVEPEKMNAEDPLFLMYTSGTTGKPKGCQHGTGGYLAYVTGTSKFVQDIHPEDVYWCMADIGWITGHSYIVYGPLANCASTVIYEGVPTYPDAGRSWRIAQDLDVNIFHTAPTAIRALRKIGPDEPAKYNYHFKHMTTVGEPIEPEVWKWYHKEVGKGEAIIVDTWWQTETGGFLCSTLPAITPMKPGSAGPGMPGIHPIIYDDEGNVVPRGAGKAGNICIQNPWPGMFQTIWGDRDRFVDTYFARYCKDPNSKDWRDWPYLTGDAAVEAEDGYFRILGRIDDVINVSGHRLGTKEIESAALVVPEVAEAAVVPVNHEIKGKEPDLYIALKPGFDASDELAKKISDAICEEIGKIAKPRKVWIVKDMPKTRSGKIMRRVLGALSNKRDVGDVMTLANPEIVEEIREMVQK; translated from the coding sequence ATGGCAGACAAAGAAGTTGTCGAAACATCGGAGGCTCAAATCGCTGTACACTGGCAGGAGGAAGGCTACTACTATCCGTCAACGGAATTTATCGCCCAGGCAAATATGACGGATAAAGGGATTTACGAACGCTTCAGCCTGGACAATTTCCCCAATTGTTACAAGGAATATGCAGACCTTCTGGACTGGTACGAATACTGGGATGAAATTTTGGATACCAGCGATGCGCCCTGCTACAAGTGGTTCAAGGGCGGCAAGATCAACGCCAGCTACAACTGCATCGACCGCCACCTGAAAAACAACAAGAACAAAACCGCCATCCATTACGTTCCGGAGCCGCTGGAAGAGGGCTACCAGCATATCAGCTATCAGGAACTTTATGTGCGGGTGAATGAATTCGCCGCCCTGCTAAAGGATTTCGCCGGCCTGAAACGCGGTGACCGCGTCACCCTGCATATGCCCATGGTACCGGAACTGCCCATTACCATGCTGGCCTGCGCCCGCCTTGGCGTGATCCACTCCCAGGTCTTCGGCGGTTTTTCAGGAACCGCCTGCGCCGACCGGATCGTCGATTCGGGCAGCAACGTCTTGATTACCATGGATGCCTACTACAGAAGCGGCAACCTGATCGACCACCGGCAGAATGCCGACATTGCCGTGGAACATGCCGCCAAAGAAGGCCAAAAAGTCGATAAGGTTCTGGTCTGGCAGCGCTATCCGGGCAAGTACTCCGCCAAGAAACCCATGGTGGAAGGTCGCGACTTTTTCGTCAACGACCTGCTCAAGAACTACTACGGCGCCCGCGTGGAGCCGGAGAAGATGAATGCCGAAGATCCGCTCTTTCTCATGTACACCAGCGGCACCACCGGCAAACCCAAGGGCTGCCAGCATGGTACCGGCGGCTATCTGGCGTACGTGACCGGGACCTCCAAATTTGTTCAGGATATCCATCCCGAAGACGTCTACTGGTGCATGGCCGATATCGGCTGGATCACCGGACACTCTTACATTGTTTACGGTCCGCTGGCCAACTGCGCCTCGACCGTGATTTACGAAGGCGTCCCGACGTATCCGGATGCCGGCCGTTCCTGGCGCATCGCCCAGGACCTGGACGTCAATATTTTCCACACGGCTCCTACGGCCATCCGCGCCCTGAGAAAGATCGGCCCCGACGAACCGGCCAAATACAACTACCATTTCAAACACATGACCACGGTGGGCGAACCCATCGAGCCGGAAGTGTGGAAATGGTACCACAAAGAGGTCGGCAAGGGCGAAGCCATCATCGTGGATACCTGGTGGCAGACGGAAACCGGCGGTTTCCTTTGCAGCACACTGCCGGCGATCACCCCCATGAAACCGGGTAGCGCCGGACCGGGCATGCCGGGCATCCATCCCATCATCTACGACGACGAGGGCAACGTGGTTCCGCGCGGCGCCGGCAAGGCGGGCAACATCTGCATCCAGAACCCCTGGCCGGGCATGTTCCAGACTATCTGGGGCGATCGGGATCGGTTTGTGGACACCTATTTCGCCCGCTACTGCAAGGACCCCAACAGCAAGGATTGGCGCGACTGGCCCTATCTGACCGGCGACGCCGCCGTTGAAGCCGAGGACGGCTATTTTAGAATTCTCGGTCGCATCGACGACGTGATCAACGTCTCCGGCCACCGCCTGGGAACCAAGGAGATCGAATCCGCGGCCCTGGTGGTGCCGGAAGTGGCTGAAGCGGCGGTGGTTCCTGTGAACCACGAAATCAAGGGCAAGGAGCCGGATCTGTACATCGCTCTCAAACCCGGTTTCGATGCCAGCGACGAGTTGGCCAAGAAAATCTCCGACGCGATCTGCGAGGAGATCGGAAAAATTGCCAAACCGCGCAAAGTCTGGATCGTCAAGGACATGCCCAAGACCCGTTCCGGCAAAATCATGCGTCGTGTTCTGGGCGCGCTGTCCAACAAACGCGACGTCGGCGATGTCATGACCCTGGCCAATCCCGAGATCGTCGAGGAGATCCGGGAGATGGTTCAGAAATAA
- a CDS encoding GTPase domain-containing protein, with protein MAIFNLKKREIECKIVYYGPGRCGKTTNLEYIFKSYKKQVTGEMVSINTEGDRTLFFDFLPMGLGKIKGCDVRVQLYTVPGQVKYSSTRKLVLRGVDGIVFVADSLEVRREKNMISLKDLQANLKEYGKSIFKVPLIIQYNKRDLADEGIPLMSVEQMERDLNRQLKVPTYPGSAVKGTGVGVTLKACLMETLKSLQREFKWAK; from the coding sequence ATGGCCATATTCAACCTGAAGAAAAGGGAAATCGAGTGTAAAATCGTGTATTACGGCCCGGGCCGTTGCGGAAAGACAACCAACCTCGAATATATCTTCAAATCCTACAAAAAACAGGTTACCGGAGAAATGGTCTCCATCAACACCGAGGGGGACCGGACCCTTTTCTTCGATTTTCTGCCCATGGGGCTGGGTAAGATCAAAGGCTGCGATGTCCGTGTGCAGCTTTACACCGTTCCGGGACAGGTGAAATACAGTTCGACGCGCAAACTGGTTTTACGGGGCGTGGACGGCATCGTTTTCGTGGCGGACTCTCTCGAAGTCCGTCGTGAGAAGAATATGATATCGCTAAAGGATCTTCAGGCTAACCTCAAAGAGTATGGAAAGAGCATTTTCAAGGTTCCTCTCATTATCCAATACAACAAAAGAGATCTTGCCGACGAGGGCATTCCGCTGATGTCGGTAGAGCAGATGGAGCGGGATTTGAACCGACAGCTGAAAGTGCCGACTTATCCCGGTAGTGCAGTAAAGGGGACCGGCGTGGGGGTGACGTTGAAAGCTTGCCTGATGGAGACCCTGAAGTCGCTGCAAAGAGAATTCAAGTGGGCAAAGTAA
- a CDS encoding cyclic nucleotide-binding domain-containing protein, with product MNERVVLSGSLGFLSLGDIIQLLGSSGSTGVLRLINRYAAEPGFIYFIEGNPINAQNGEMDGLDALYSLFGWVNGSFEFTREAIMSDKRITKSRMGIILEGMKLLDDGLIKRIGPASGHDSTAELKHTLSKTAIVKGPLVDYMYVVDEEDFFDGERIVEEGKHGSWIWVILEGVVDIVKEVDSVPIPIIRIGDGSFIGSMASFLLQGHIRTATAIAVGNVQLGVLDSQRLAQEYAALSLDFRTFLTSLDKRMKQLTERIVEYHEGKTRTDEILKNAKELIRQSSSDEKQLYVVTQGRAAVVRNTKDGPVLLCHLYKGDFFGNVPFLHLGHEPEDASIYGSENIKIAKIETVSLQKEYNRLSTTLKNIVDNMATSISVTADLVCNSMTSKKSEPEALKIRQG from the coding sequence ATGAATGAAAGAGTGGTTCTATCCGGAAGCCTGGGTTTCCTGTCGCTCGGGGACATCATTCAACTTCTCGGTTCGAGCGGCAGTACGGGTGTGCTTCGCCTGATCAATCGCTATGCGGCCGAACCCGGCTTCATTTATTTCATCGAAGGCAATCCGATCAATGCCCAAAACGGCGAGATGGACGGGCTCGATGCACTTTACTCGCTGTTCGGTTGGGTCAATGGATCTTTCGAGTTCACCCGTGAAGCCATCATGTCCGACAAACGGATCACCAAGAGCCGGATGGGAATCATCCTGGAGGGCATGAAGCTTTTGGACGACGGCCTGATCAAGAGAATCGGACCGGCCAGCGGCCATGACAGCACCGCCGAATTGAAGCATACCCTTTCCAAAACCGCCATTGTCAAGGGGCCTTTGGTGGACTACATGTATGTCGTCGACGAGGAGGATTTTTTCGACGGCGAGCGCATCGTCGAAGAAGGCAAGCATGGCAGCTGGATCTGGGTCATCCTGGAAGGGGTCGTCGATATCGTCAAGGAAGTGGATTCGGTTCCCATCCCCATCATCCGCATCGGTGACGGCTCTTTCATCGGCAGCATGGCATCCTTTCTGCTGCAGGGGCACATCCGCACGGCCACTGCCATCGCCGTGGGCAATGTACAACTGGGCGTTCTGGATTCCCAGCGTCTGGCCCAGGAATACGCCGCTCTGTCGCTGGATTTCAGAACATTCCTGACCAGTCTGGACAAACGGATGAAGCAGTTGACCGAACGCATCGTGGAGTATCATGAGGGCAAAACCCGCACGGACGAGATTCTTAAAAACGCGAAAGAACTGATCCGGCAGTCAAGCAGCGACGAAAAGCAGCTTTACGTGGTCACACAGGGCAGGGCGGCTGTCGTCCGCAACACGAAAGACGGCCCGGTTTTGTTGTGCCACCTCTATAAGGGTGATTTTTTCGGCAATGTGCCGTTCTTGCATTTGGGCCATGAGCCCGAAGACGCCTCCATCTATGGTTCGGAAAACATAAAAATCGCCAAAATCGAGACAGTTTCGCTGCAAAAAGAATACAATCGCCTCTCTACGACCTTAAAAAATATCGTCGATAACATGGCAACGAGTATATCGGTGACTGCGGATCTGGTTTGCAATTCCATGACTTCGAAAAAATCCGAACCCGAGGCCTTAAAAATTCGGCAGGGATAA
- the mdh gene encoding malate dehydrogenase, translating into MDKKVTVVGAGNVGATAAQRLAEKELCDVVLVDIVEGVPQGKALDLTEAAPIEKHDAHVTGSNGYEETAGSDIVIITAGIPRKPGMSRDDLISTNAGIIKSVTKQIVKYSPNAILIIVSNPLDAMCHVAFDASGFPKNRVIGMAGVLDSARFRAFIAMELNVSVENTHAFVLGGHGDTMVPLPRYSTVAGIPITELISKERIAELVDRTANGGAEIVGLLKTGSAYYAPASAAVEMAESILKDKKKVLPCAAYLQGEYGINDLYIGVPVKLGKDGVEQVIEITLTEEEKTALMKSAAAVQGLKDDLAKLG; encoded by the coding sequence ATGGACAAAAAAGTGACTGTAGTCGGTGCCGGAAACGTGGGTGCCACCGCCGCCCAGCGACTGGCCGAAAAAGAGCTTTGCGATGTCGTGCTGGTGGACATCGTCGAAGGCGTTCCCCAGGGCAAAGCCCTCGACCTGACCGAAGCCGCACCCATTGAAAAACACGATGCCCATGTGACCGGAAGCAACGGTTACGAAGAGACCGCCGGATCGGACATCGTCATTATCACAGCCGGGATTCCCCGAAAACCGGGCATGAGCCGGGACGATCTGATCAGCACCAATGCCGGCATCATCAAAAGCGTGACCAAGCAGATCGTCAAATATTCGCCCAACGCCATTTTGATCATCGTCAGCAATCCGCTGGATGCCATGTGCCATGTGGCCTTTGACGCCTCCGGTTTTCCGAAGAATCGGGTGATCGGCATGGCGGGTGTTCTGGATTCGGCCCGTTTCAGGGCCTTTATCGCCATGGAACTCAATGTATCCGTTGAAAACACCCACGCCTTCGTTCTGGGCGGACATGGCGACACCATGGTTCCCCTGCCCCGCTACTCCACGGTTGCCGGAATCCCCATTACCGAGCTGATTTCCAAGGAACGCATCGCCGAACTGGTGGATCGCACGGCCAACGGCGGCGCTGAAATCGTCGGCCTGCTGAAGACCGGCAGCGCCTACTATGCGCCGGCCTCCGCCGCCGTGGAAATGGCGGAGTCCATTTTGAAGGACAAGAAAAAAGTGCTGCCCTGTGCGGCCTACCTCCAGGGCGAATACGGGATCAACGACCTGTATATCGGTGTTCCGGTAAAACTGGGCAAAGACGGCGTAGAGCAGGTCATCGAAATCACCCTGACCGAAGAGGAAAAGACCGCGTTGATGAAATCGGCCGCCGCCGTTCAGGGGCTGAAGGACGATCTGGCGAAATTAGGTTGA
- a CDS encoding ParB/RepB/Spo0J family partition protein: MDYDIQTVPLNRIDTADHTFKITTTSDKTDLIPSIRSVGILQPPVLIENADQWCIVCGFRRISASKALNAKNISAFVVKGRSLKQCARIAISDNAGQRSLNVVEQARAYALIRRVETRPEARVEMALASGLAASPSAMERIAPVAAMNTSLQEGVLTGSIALPVALQIDRLGEPDATALGGLLAKISAGLNVQRELLDTILDIGKRDGTAVADLIAQEAVDSILNNEEIPVPQRVQKLRQLLKRMRYPSLSQAEASFDDMLKALKLSPRLQIQPPRFFEGETYRANLSFDSKEQLLLLQKELDKLIRHPRFLSD, from the coding sequence ATGGATTATGACATCCAAACCGTACCCCTGAACCGGATCGATACGGCTGACCATACCTTCAAAATCACGACCACAAGCGATAAAACCGACCTGATCCCCTCGATCCGTTCCGTTGGAATTCTTCAACCTCCCGTGCTGATCGAAAATGCGGATCAATGGTGCATCGTGTGCGGCTTTCGACGCATTTCGGCATCCAAAGCGCTGAATGCGAAGAATATCTCCGCCTTTGTGGTCAAAGGCCGTTCGTTGAAGCAATGCGCCCGAATCGCGATATCCGACAATGCCGGTCAGCGATCGCTGAACGTGGTCGAACAGGCCCGGGCCTATGCCTTGATCCGTAGGGTCGAAACGCGACCGGAGGCCCGGGTGGAAATGGCCTTAGCCTCGGGACTGGCAGCCAGTCCGTCGGCCATGGAGCGGATCGCGCCGGTGGCCGCCATGAATACATCCTTGCAGGAAGGGGTGCTGACGGGCAGCATCGCACTGCCCGTCGCATTGCAGATTGACCGCCTGGGCGAACCGGATGCAACTGCCCTCGGCGGCCTGCTCGCCAAAATCTCCGCAGGGCTGAACGTTCAGCGGGAATTGCTGGATACGATCCTCGATATTGGCAAACGGGATGGGACGGCTGTTGCGGACCTGATCGCCCAAGAGGCGGTCGATTCGATTTTGAACAATGAGGAAATTCCCGTTCCCCAGCGGGTCCAAAAGCTTCGACAATTGTTGAAAAGGATGCGTTACCCTTCGCTGAGCCAGGCCGAAGCGTCTTTTGACGACATGTTGAAAGCATTGAAACTGAGTCCACGACTTCAAATCCAGCCGCCTCGGTTTTTCGAGGGGGAAACCTATCGCGCGAATCTCTCTTTCGATTCCAAAGAACAGCTTCTATTGCTCCAAAAAGAACTGGATAAACTGATCCGCCATCCCCGTTTTCTGTCCGACTGA
- the uvrC gene encoding excinuclease ABC subunit UvrC: MKASSKSTDSERLQGVIDGISEKPGVYLMKDAGGSILYVGKAINLKKRVASYFQNKENHSPKTALMVGRVADIDTVVTASEKEALILESNLIKRHRPRFNVVLKDDKRYPSIRIDTRTVYPKIEIVRKTPKDGAVYFGPFSSALAVRQTVKLINKTFPLRKCSDRSMANRTRPCIHHQMGQCLGPCCLTVDPEQYGGIVKEVILFLKGRTPELIQQVRRQMVKAATDEDFETAAALRERMFALEKTLERQVTVTTDFMDRDVLGISGNSDFRLVTVMSLRRGFLQGVRHFELVQAAPEKGELVAQFLGQFYRQAHGIPIEVLVPDLPAERALLEEALTEWKGRRVRIHRPTRGEKRKLLEMARSNADNTLRERLQRASREAAVLEGLQRRLHMDRLPLRIECFDNSNLGGTNPVSAMVVFENGRPYKAGYRRYTIKSASGQDDYASMAEVLTRRYGKIGPDNPVPDLMLVDGGKGQLAIASAVIGKLGLAGQFHLAGIAKKDERKGEVDDKIYLPGRINPVNLGHDGRLLLLLQQIRDEAHRFAITFQRKRRQRSMVRSALDQVASVGPKRKAMLLKHFGSIKKIRAATVDEISELPGINRSLAEAIKQAL; encoded by the coding sequence ATGAAAGCATCCTCGAAATCAACCGATTCCGAACGGCTCCAGGGCGTCATCGACGGCATTTCCGAAAAACCCGGTGTTTACCTGATGAAAGATGCCGGGGGAAGCATCCTGTATGTGGGCAAGGCCATCAACCTGAAAAAACGGGTGGCGTCCTATTTTCAGAACAAAGAAAACCACAGCCCCAAAACGGCCCTGATGGTCGGTCGGGTGGCGGACATCGACACGGTGGTGACGGCATCGGAAAAAGAGGCCCTGATCCTCGAATCCAATCTGATCAAACGCCATCGACCGCGTTTCAACGTGGTGCTCAAGGATGATAAACGCTATCCTTCCATCCGCATCGATACACGAACCGTTTATCCGAAAATCGAAATCGTGCGGAAAACACCCAAGGACGGCGCGGTCTACTTCGGACCCTTCTCCTCGGCCCTTGCGGTACGGCAGACGGTCAAACTGATCAACAAGACCTTTCCTTTGCGCAAATGCAGCGACCGCAGCATGGCCAACCGAACGCGTCCCTGCATTCACCACCAGATGGGACAGTGTCTGGGACCGTGCTGTCTGACCGTCGATCCCGAACAATACGGCGGTATCGTCAAGGAGGTGATCCTCTTTTTGAAAGGGCGAACCCCCGAACTGATCCAGCAGGTGCGCCGCCAGATGGTAAAGGCCGCAACCGACGAGGACTTCGAAACCGCAGCGGCGCTCCGTGAACGTATGTTCGCCCTCGAGAAAACCCTGGAGCGCCAGGTGACGGTGACCACCGACTTTATGGACCGGGACGTGCTCGGAATCAGCGGCAACAGCGACTTCAGGCTGGTTACGGTGATGTCGCTGCGCCGGGGGTTTTTGCAGGGAGTGCGCCATTTCGAACTGGTGCAGGCCGCACCGGAAAAAGGAGAACTGGTAGCCCAGTTCCTGGGCCAGTTCTACCGGCAGGCCCATGGCATTCCGATAGAGGTCCTGGTGCCCGATCTGCCGGCCGAGAGAGCCCTTTTAGAAGAGGCCCTGACCGAATGGAAAGGACGCCGCGTGCGAATCCACCGTCCCACGCGCGGCGAAAAACGAAAACTGCTGGAGATGGCCCGGAGCAATGCCGATAACACCCTCAGGGAGCGGTTGCAGCGGGCATCCCGGGAAGCGGCGGTGCTCGAAGGCCTGCAGCGCCGTCTTCACATGGATCGGCTGCCGCTGCGCATCGAATGTTTCGACAATTCCAATCTGGGCGGCACCAACCCGGTTTCGGCCATGGTGGTTTTTGAAAACGGCCGGCCGTACAAGGCGGGGTATCGGCGTTACACGATCAAATCGGCCAGCGGGCAGGACGATTACGCCAGCATGGCCGAGGTGCTGACCCGACGCTACGGCAAGATTGGCCCGGACAACCCGGTGCCCGACCTGATGCTCGTGGACGGCGGCAAGGGGCAACTCGCCATTGCCAGTGCGGTGATCGGGAAACTGGGACTTGCCGGGCAGTTCCATCTGGCCGGCATTGCCAAGAAAGACGAACGCAAAGGGGAGGTCGACGACAAGATCTATCTGCCGGGCCGCATTAATCCGGTCAACCTGGGCCACGATGGCCGCCTGTTGCTTTTATTGCAGCAGATCCGCGACGAAGCCCACCGCTTTGCCATCACGTTTCAACGCAAGCGCCGGCAGCGGAGTATGGTCCGATCCGCACTGGACCAGGTGGCGAGCGTGGGTCCCAAGCGAAAAGCGATGCTGTTGAAGCATTTCGGTAGCATCAAAAAAATCCGGGCAGCCACTGTGGATGAAATCAGCGAACTGCCCGGAATCAATCGATCACTGGCCGAGGCCATAAAGCAAGCGTTGTAA
- a CDS encoding phosphoribosylaminoimidazolesuccinocarboxamide synthase, translating to MARIVRETDFSALTLLQRGKVRDMYDLKDAYLMVATDRMSAFDVVLPDPIPDKGVVLTQISLYWFDIMASLVDNHVITADVSGYPESCRPYAAELEGRSILVKKARPLPVECVVRGYITGSGWKSYLKDGTVCGIRLPEGLVESQRLPEPIFTPSTKEELGKHDINIDFDEMAQRIGAPLAKQVRDLSLAIYKKGARIAAEKGIIIADTKFEFGLVGDEVILIDEVLTPDSSRFWPEANYAPGGPQKSFDKQYLRDYLLTLDWDKTSPGPVLPQEVIDNTRARYVEALTRLSGNNHGL from the coding sequence ATGGCCCGTATTGTTCGTGAAACCGATTTCTCCGCGCTTACGCTCCTGCAACGGGGCAAAGTCCGGGATATGTACGATCTGAAAGACGCCTATCTCATGGTAGCGACCGACCGTATGTCGGCCTTTGATGTTGTGCTGCCGGATCCCATTCCGGACAAAGGCGTCGTTCTGACCCAGATTTCCCTGTATTGGTTCGACATCATGGCCTCTCTGGTCGACAATCATGTCATTACCGCCGATGTTTCCGGCTATCCCGAATCCTGCCGGCCCTATGCCGCCGAGTTGGAAGGCCGCAGCATCCTTGTGAAAAAAGCCCGGCCCTTGCCGGTGGAGTGCGTCGTTCGCGGCTACATTACCGGATCGGGATGGAAATCCTACCTGAAAGACGGCACCGTGTGCGGCATCCGGCTGCCCGAGGGGTTGGTCGAATCCCAACGCCTGCCTGAACCGATCTTTACGCCTTCGACCAAGGAAGAACTGGGCAAACACGACATCAACATCGATTTTGACGAAATGGCGCAACGTATCGGAGCGCCGCTGGCAAAACAGGTCAGAGACCTCTCTTTGGCCATCTATAAAAAAGGTGCCCGGATCGCAGCGGAAAAAGGGATCATCATCGCCGACACCAAGTTTGAATTCGGTCTCGTGGGCGACGAGGTGATACTGATCGATGAAGTGCTGACACCGGACTCCTCCCGCTTCTGGCCCGAGGCCAACTATGCCCCCGGCGGACCGCAAAAGAGCTTCGACAAACAGTACCTGCGAGACTACCTGTTGACGCTGGACTGGGACAAGACTTCTCCCGGACCGGTTTTGCCGCAGGAAGTCATCGACAACACGCGTGCCCGGTATGTGGAGGCCCTGACACGGCTTTCCGGCAACAACCATGGATTATGA
- a CDS encoding TetR/AcrR family transcriptional regulator: MGIQERKERERERRRQQIMVAAKRVFTEKGFGKATMEDIAKEAELSPGTLYLYFKNKDELYASLSLRILQYLTIRLEHVNAEPLEDARQLLTALKEAMFDVYEFDPLILINMFHMQSSETLRNLSPELLKEIEILSRNSLQVMAGIFEAGIQRKMFVNKHPTAVADILWSLFSGIVLWETSKRIINDEKNFLKDTFDTAFDIFSHGILRQ; encoded by the coding sequence ATGGGGATTCAGGAAAGAAAAGAAAGAGAGCGTGAACGGCGCAGACAGCAAATCATGGTTGCCGCCAAACGGGTTTTCACCGAAAAGGGATTCGGCAAGGCAACCATGGAAGATATCGCCAAAGAGGCGGAGTTGAGCCCCGGCACCCTCTACCTGTACTTCAAGAATAAAGACGAATTATACGCCTCCCTTTCCCTGCGGATCCTGCAATACCTGACGATTCGCCTGGAGCACGTCAACGCAGAGCCCCTCGAAGACGCCCGCCAGTTGCTTACCGCGCTCAAAGAGGCGATGTTCGACGTATACGAGTTCGACCCGCTGATCCTGATCAATATGTTCCACATGCAATCCAGCGAGACGCTGAGAAACTTGTCACCGGAACTGCTCAAGGAGATCGAAATCTTGAGCCGCAATTCGCTTCAAGTGATGGCCGGTATTTTCGAAGCGGGCATCCAGCGTAAAATGTTCGTGAACAAGCACCCGACAGCCGTTGCCGATATTCTCTGGTCACTTTTTTCCGGAATCGTTCTTTGGGAAACCAGCAAAAGAATTATCAACGACGAAAAGAATTTCTTGAAGGATACTTTCGATACCGCCTTCGATATTTTTTCTCATGGAATCCTGCGCCAGTAG
- a CDS encoding PilZ domain-containing protein has protein sequence MNEKRKHNRVDSIYLLNYVHLDENDKELMQGMGRTVNVSESGIMLETHVSFKKDDTVDVVVGLKDEMVTIRGKVVFSRTADSGRYHSGIQFLSIEEDSLATLRRYIKAFNSLSDKA, from the coding sequence ATGAACGAAAAGAGAAAACATAACCGCGTGGACTCCATTTATCTGCTTAATTACGTGCATTTGGATGAAAACGACAAAGAGCTGATGCAAGGCATGGGACGTACCGTCAACGTCTCCGAATCGGGCATCATGCTGGAAACCCACGTGTCGTTCAAAAAAGACGATACGGTGGATGTGGTCGTCGGACTGAAAGATGAAATGGTTACGATTCGCGGCAAAGTGGTTTTCTCCCGCACTGCGGATTCCGGCCGCTACCATTCCGGCATCCAATTTCTCTCCATCGAAGAGGACTCGCTGGCAACCCTTCGCCGGTACATCAAAGCCTTCAATTCTCTTAGCGACAAGGCTTAG